TTGCTGCTCGTGGGGGCGTTTGGGACCGCTCCAGACTCGCTGCAGGCTGCAGACGATGAGGCAAAGGCCATTGCCTTCCTGAAGAGACTCGGTGGTCAAGTGAAGCGAGCAGACAATCGACCAGATAGCCCCGTTGTCGAAGTTAATCTGCGATCGTCGTGGGTGACAGACGCGGAATTGAAGGAACTCGCTCCATTCAAAAATCTCACCAAACTCGACCTGGGTGGCACCCAAGTGACGGACGCGGGGTTGAAAGAGCTCGTAACATTCAACAAGCTCACCTATCTCAGCCTTCATGGTAACCAAGTGACGGACGCGGGATTGAAGGAACTCGCTCCTCTCCAGAATCTCACCGAACTTGAACTGGACTCTACCCCAGTCACGGACGCAGGATTGAAGGAACTCGCTCCTCTCCAGAATCTCGCCAATCTCAACCTGGGCAATACCCCGGTGACAGGCACAGGGTTCAAGAATCTGGCGAAGCTCAAGAATCTCACCTTTCTCGATCTGGGCAATACCAATGTGACAGACGCAGGATGGAAGGAACTCGCAACACTCAACAAGCTCACCGGACTCCACCTGGGTGATACTCAGGTGACGGACACGGGGCTGAAGGAAATTGCAAACCTCAAGAATCTCACCGGACTCTACCTGGGCGGTACCAATGTAACCGGTGCGGGATTAAAGAGCCTCGCATCACTCCAGAATCTCACGAAACTCAACCTGGGCGGTACCAATGTGACGGAAGTAGGGTTGAAGGAGTTGGCGAAACTCAACAAGCTCACCCATCTCGACCTGGGTGGTACTCAGGTGACAGACACAGGGTTGAGAGAACTCACTCCACTCCAGAATCTCACCGGACTCTACCTGGGCGGTACCAATGTGACCGATGCGGAATTGAAGGAGTTGGCGAAACTCGGCAAGCTCATCCATCTCTCCCTGAGTGGTACCCGGGTGACAGACACAGGGTTGAAGGAAATTGCAAACGTCAAAAATCTCACCAGACTCGACTTGAACGCTACCCGGGTAACAGATGCGGGATTGAAGGAGCTGGCAAAACTCACCAAGCTCACTGAACTCGTCCTGGGCGGTCCCATGGTGACAGACGCGGGATTGAAGGAGCTCACGAAACTCAAGAGCCTCACCCAATTCGTACTGAATGGTACCAAAGTCACGGATGCGGGGATGAAGGAACTCGCGAAACTCAAGAACCTCACCCATCTCTTACTGTACAATGCCCAGGTAACAGATGCGGGAGTGAAGGAACTCGCGACGCTCAACAACCTCACCCATCTCAACCTGGGTTGTCCTCAGGTGACAGACGCGGGATTGAAGGAACTCACGAAACTCAAGAACCTCACCCAACTCGTGCTGATTGGTACCAACGTGACGGACGCGGGCGTTCAGGAATTCAAAAAAATGCTGCCGAGATGCAAAATCTCCCGCTGACGCATCGCCGCGGAGCCGGAGCGTCCCTGGAACCATGGAAGCCCGCCGCCCCGGTGTCATCGACCGGCGAGGGCTTCGGGTTCGAGAAGGGGACAAGTCACTGGGTCAGATCGGAGCGGTTCTTGGCGACGGAACCGGCATCGCCGACGCCGCGTGGCTCCCGCGCATCGTCGCGGTGGGTGGAGTTGGTGGGTGAATCGGCATTGGCTTATGGCATGCGTTCGGGGTGGATGATTTCCATGGCGTTGGTGACTTGCCAGCGGCCAAGCCAGCGACGCGGCAACGGCCAATTCGCCCGCGAGCCTGCGAAGGTGATTCGCCATAACTTCGGGAAGCGATCGCTTAGCCACACATCCAATCGGCTGAAATCCATCGCATCCGAGGCCAGCACAACTTCCTGCAACTGCGGACAATCCGCATGTCGCCCCACCCAGGCGAGTGTCGCATCCGCGCCACGGGGAAAGCGTAACTCCAGGCGGCGCAGTTGTTTCAGCATGCCGGAATGCAGCCACATCGTCCAACGTGCCCGCGAAAACGACACATTTTCGTGCCAACCGAACTCGGTGAGTTGCCCCGATTGCAAGGCGGTGCCCAAGGCCAGACAGACGGACTCCGGAAGATCCGCTCCCGAGAAATTCAGGCGACTCGGTTGAAAATCGGGTGACTGAACCAGTGCCAGCCAATCGGCTTCCGAGGCAGTCGCTCGCTCCCCGAAATCGAGATCGACGATTCGGGCCAATCCCGGCCATGCCGCCAACGCTTGCAGGCTTCGATCGCCGCGAGTCAGCGATTTCAGGCCGATCGCTTGCAATCGGCAATCGGCGGTTGTGGTGGAAAGGATTGCTTCCAGTGCATTCGGTGCCCATTCGTAGCCGGCCAACAATTCCAACGACCGCAGGTTTCCTTGGGATAGCAATCGGCCCAGCGGCCGCCAATCGATGCTGCGATTGTTCCCCGCTCCGAGAATGAGTCGCCGCAGATGGGGAAAATGTCCCGGCTTGGCAAAGCCCTCAATCGCGTCGGGGTTATACGTCAATTCCTGCATGTGCAGCGATTCCAACGCTGGGAAATCCTCGGGATTGCCCCAATTGGCGATGGTGGCGGCATCGAGCGCCGAACCGGGCGATTGTTCGCGGGTGAATCCGCCCGCACTTCGCAAGCGGAGCGTGCGTAATTCGCGGCCCCACCCATGATTCCCCAGTCGGGCTGGGTTGGGCAGCAATCCTTCCGAGGTGCCCAGATGCAATTCCACCAACGGCGTCGCCTGCGTGACTTGTCGCAACCGATCGGTATGCCCATCCAGCCAATTGCGGGTATGGATTCCGAGTCGGGACAATCGCACGGTCTGGGCGAATTTTCCCAGCACTTCCAACCCGGTTTCAGACGCGGTATCTTGTGCCGTAAAACTCAGCCCCACCAGGAGTTCCGCACCGGGCGATCGGAGAATTCCCCGCAGTTGTGAGGGTCGCAGCGGCCCTGCACGCAGAATCCGCGCCGGCCAATCCCGCAGCCATTGCGACAACGCCAGCGCGAACATGCGCGGATCGGTAATCTCCAAATACGCCGGAATGCCATGGAGATAATCCCGCAGATGCGCCAAGGGCACCTGCGCATTCCCCGCCACGAGTGCATCCGCCCCGCGCAATTGCTGCGTCTGAACGATCTTCAATCGCACCCGTGCCGCCAAATCGGCCACCGCGAGCCGCGAGTCATCGAGGGCGGGATGGGGCCCGGAATCGGATGCAATCTCGGGACGTGATGCATCGGCTTGCGCGAGCCGTTCATGCTCCACCAGACACCGAATCAGTTCGGACGCGGGTAAATTCCCCTGTTCTTCGTACCAATCGGCCAGAATCAACGCAGCACTCCCCTCGGGACTGCGGAGCGCGGATTGCAGCAAATCTTCGGGTGGATTCATGCGTCATTCCGATCTCGATAGAAGATTACCGGCCCGTACTCCGTCGGAAGTTGACGCCAATTTCCAATGGGCGAGAACCGCTTATCTCGCCATGGTTCGCCACGAATGCGAATGACCTCCAGTTCGGGGAATGTCTCGGAGCGCAACAGCATGCCCAAGGCGTGCGGACTCATGCCGGTATCGATCAATTCGATGGCCCGCAGATGCGGCATCTGGGCATTGTGCAGGAATGTGCGCATGACGCCATCGGCGAATGTGCCCAGTTGCAGGCTTAACGATCGCAATTCACGCACGCCGGGGGAGGATGCCAGCCGCGCGATCCCCTCGGCGATGGTGATGGGGGGCTGATGCAACCACGCCTCCAGGGATAATCGCCGCAATTGGCCCGGCGGCAATCGCTCGGCCAGCGATAACAGCACATCGGCCCCGAATTCGCCGCAGGGTAAATCGAATTGCGTCAATTGCATCTGTGGCAACAGATCCAACAGCCCTGAAATGGCACGAATGGTCAGATCGCATTGACGCAGGCTGAGAATCCGCAGCGAATCCCGCAAAGGCGATTGGGCCATGCGGGGAAACAACTGTTCGATTCCCAGATCGCCCACCCACCAGAATGAGCGCAATCGCATCGCGTCGAAAAATCGATCCAACACCGACTCCCATTCCGATGAATCGCCGAATGTGATGTGATCGACTTCAAAATGTTCCAGCGGGAAATCCGTGAATTGGTGAATCACCCAGGGCATGATTTCGCTGCCAGCCAACCGCACACGTCGCAGCGGCGCACGGGTGGAATTCGCTGGCCACGCTCGGATCAGTTCCGGTTGCCATTCCACCGAATCGAATGCCACTCGGCTCAAGCGGGGAAATCGCTCGGCGGACAACCATTCGATCAGTTGCGGCTGATTCATCGGCGGGATTTCTCCCGTCGCAAACTCGTTCTGCCAGGTGAGTCGTTCCAACCGGGGATGGGCCCATTGCCGAATCGATGGGATCATCGTCGGCCACGGCCAACCGCTGAGATCCAACGATCGCAAATTCGGCAGCCGCATGGGGTCGGGATGCTCCGCCGGCCAACGGCGCGGTGGACGAGTCGCCCGCAATCGCAGATCGCACAGCAGCATCCCGGCGGCCATTTCCGCCCACAGGTCGTCCCACGCCGCAAACCAGATCGGATAGCGATATTCCAAGGAATGCAGTTGCGACGTCCACGGCGAGCGCATGAGATCCTGAAGCGGATCCAACCGCGACTGCTGCAGACGCGCGGAGCGATTCGGCCCACGCGACAGCATTTCCTGGGCCACCTCGGGATATTCCCGGGTTTCGCAGGCAACCACCGGCGGAAGCTGAAAATCCCACGATTCGCCGGGAAAATTCAGCCAGCGCAACCGTTCCAGATCAATGTCCGCGTCGATCGATTCCGGCGAGCCGAGTTCCGCCTCGCGTTGCCGAGCCACCAACCGCCACCACGCCGCCAATTGGGGGTTTCCCTGCTCCTCGCACCAATCGGCGAGCGCGAATTGGGCCGTGGTCCGGTCATCACCGGCATACGCCGCCGCGATCAATGCTTCCGGTGGCATTGTCATGGTTGATCCTTCCGTACCAGATCCTGAGCCGATGCCCAAGCCCACCCCGTCGGAAGCTCGACATCCCAATACTCTGTGGTGCGAACGGTTCGTGGCCAGCGAATGCGCCACAATCGCGGAAATCGACTGGAGTCGTTCAAACTTCGCATGATGATCGGCGTGGGTGGGCACGCGACTTGCAATTCCCGTAGTTCCGGCCATTGGAATGCGTCGCTCTCCAGAATCATCGGGAGCCGCATCGCCGAGCCAAACACATCCAGCGTCAGCCGCAACACATTCGTCATGCGGTGGCCCATCACGCTCAATGCCCAGCACCAATCCGCGGGTTCGGCATCTTGACGGGTGCCCAGGGCGAGTTCGCACAGCGATTCCGCCAAGGGGGACTCCGCCAACGTCACCAACCCCAATGGCGAAAAATCGCCGCCGCGCAATTCCAAAATCCGCAGTTGGTTCACCAGTGTCGAATAGCCCAGACTCAGCAACGCGGCATCATTCACCCCGGATGGCACAATGCGCAGGGTGCGAATCGTCGCCATTCCCGGCCAGGTCGCCAATCGGTGCATCACCTGGGCGGGCAAATATGTCCCGGTGAAATCCAATTCCCGCAGTTGGCAGGCACGACTGGTCTGATCCAACAGCGCATCAATCGGGGCATGATTCGTGCGGCGGCCGCAATCGACGAAGGCGAATCGCTCGATTCCCCCCGCCGCCAGCCAATTCCCCAGATGCGTCATGGTTTCCCGATCGGCACCGTGATTTTGGATCTGCAACGCCCGCAACGGTCGCCACGGTCCACTTGCCGACAATCCCACCCGTTCCAGCAAATCGGGATCGCGCCCGCAATCCAAGGCCAGTGATTGCAACTGCGGCAACCCCTCCCCCTGCACCAGTGCCCGAATCGTCGCCGCATCTTCCGCCAGATCGCCATTCATCTGGGACAATCGCAACGATTGCAGCCGTTCGGCACCCGGTAGTTCGACCAACGACCAATCCAACCACGGCAAATCCAGATGCCGAAATCGCCAATGTTCCCTCAACTCCACCAATTGCTGCCAGACGCGCACGGCTGCATCGGCGCTGACATCCACCCGACAGCGATGCCACCGCAATGCCCATTCTTGGGACAACACCAGCGGCAATCCCCGCACCCCATTGGCATCCACGACCAACGATCGCTGCGCCACTTGGGAGATCCGCGGTGATGGAGACCACATCCATCGGCTGACGGCGATTTCGCCAAAATCCAAGCCGAATTGCCCAAATTCGGGATCGCACCACCGCCAATTCATCCGGTGGAAATCCCATTCCTGCGTGCATTTCCAGCGAAGCCACGACGCCGCATCTCGCCACTGGAACCAATCCGGCGATTCCGGCTCCACGCGCATCGCAATCGTCAGCCGCAGGTAATTCGCCAGGTCGGAAAGTTCATGCTCTTCGCACCAATCCGACAGCACGCCTGCCATCCCCGCCGCATCGTCGTCCAGATGCAGCGCATCGATCAACGCATCTGGAATCATGGTTCCTCCTGATTCGCCCAGCCCATCCGTTCCGGACAGATCAACACCCCCGCCCCCAATTCCAGCCACCGATCTTGATGCCGAATTCGCTCCAAGGCATCGGGGGTTAATCCGCGAAGATCCAAGCACCACAACCGCGGCAACCCGGGATTGTCGATCAGCACATCCAGATCACTTGCCCGAATGGAAATCCCGCTCCAACGCAGTTGGGTCAGTTCGGGCATATCCAGCAAATGCCGCATTCGTTCGCTGGTGAGTCGGCCCCAGGGAAAGCCCTCCAAGGTCAAGGTGCGCAGTTGCCGCATCATCGGCGATTGCAGCAATCCGCCCATCGACACCGGATCGGAAAGTCGTTCGCTCGACGCCCGACGCATCAGCCGCAAATTGCGAATCCGGCCCACCGGCAGAATCGCTCCCAGCCAATCCAGCGATCGCCCTTGCTCCTCGCTCAGTTGCAACGTCAGCGATCGACACGCCCCGCCGGTCAATTCACGCAACAATCGTGCGGATTCCGCCTCGGAGAGTTCCATCAGCGAGTATTCCAACTCGGTCAGTTGTCTCCACCCCGGCCACATCGACAACACGGTGGCCCCCTGGCTGGTAATGGGGACATTCAACAGCCGCAAGTGGCGTAACTGCGTCAGTGGCGTGAGCATCGCGAGCAGTGTGCGCCCGAACTGCTCCGGCATCGGGCCAAATCCCGTGCCGATCGTGAGCGACTGCAACGGCGTATTCGCCAGGAATGCCCCCAAATGCTGGCCCCATTCCGGGGGAATGTCGCATTGAGAGAGCATTAATTTCCGCAATGGCATCGCTCGTGCGGGCAACTCGGGGCGAACGCCCTCCGGGAATCGCACATTCCCCAGAACCAATTCTTCGCACTGCGAGTAGGTCACGCCATTGAAAAACTGCATCACCCGGCGATCAAAGTGCCGCTCGGCGATGTGGAACAGCAGCGACAGCCGTCGCACGCGGGCCGCCGCCGAAAATTGGCTCAGCGCTGGCAACCACTCCGCCTGAGAAAGCAATTCCACCAGCCGCAACGACCGCACCCGCGCCAGAGCCGCCGATTGCAACACTCCCACCTCGCCCCCGACCGGATGCAGGCTGAAATGTTCCAATCGCAGCGCCTGGGCAGCATCCGATTCCAGCAAGCGAGTCGGTAAGTGGACATCGCTCGTTCCAACGGTCAGCCACAACCCGCGAATTCGCTCGGCAATCGGATGCTGCAACAACGGCAGAAACTCTTCCATTCGCCGGATCACCGGCAGCGACAGATACCGGGCCGGGGTCGCATTCAACTCCGCCTCGGCAGTCGGCAGCCAAGTCGCAAGATTCGATACGGAAATCGTTTGGGTCAATCCCATCGGGCGAAATGCACTTCCCACCGCACCCAACGAATGGCGACGTTCCAACGCATCCCGAAAGGCATCCGCCGCCCAGCGTGCCCCGTGTTGGAAAATGAGCTGCTCGCTTTGCTCGATCGCCTGATCCAACTGCGGATCATCCGGCGGCAGCGCCCTCGCCTGGATCACCGCCCGCATGCAGCGTGCGCGATCCACTTCGCCCTGCTCCTCGTACCAATCCGCGAGCATCAGCGTCGCGCTGGTCGGATCTTCTCCCAGATAGACGGCATCGAGCAACTCATCGGGCGGATTCATATAACCCCCTTGCGAACGTCGCCGGCCTGACCCACACTGCAAACCCAAGTCATTCAAAATCCACGAACTACCGATTCTGATTCGCCAAATCAGTCTAAATCGGCTTCCAAGTCGGAAACCGCTGCGCATGCCCGATTCCGGGCGACGGTTCAGCGCCAGATCGATTCCTGGAATGGCTCATCGGGTTGGATGCGGGACAACTCGGTGAAGACCTGTCCGCGTCCGCCCAGAGAGACCGATTGCCACGATTCCGGGGCCATCACGCGGACATCGGAATCGACCATCACGCAGGCCAAGCGGGGCAACTGGGGCGACGTCAGCAGCGCGTGCAGATTGCATTGATACGGCCGCGAGAACCGGAATTTGAGTCGCCGCAAGTGGGGCAATCGCAGCGCATCGACCAATCGACTCAGACGCTCGCCATCCAACGACACCTGCCATTCAAAGGATCGCAATTTCGCGGTGGATGGAGCGGATAACAACCGAACCATGGCCTCGAACGCCGATTCGGAGAGATTGAATTCGCCGCCCAGTCGCAACCGCAACCCCAGCAATTGACCGGGCCGCAGCGATTCCGCGAGATGCTCCAAGGCCATCGTTTCCCAATCGCCGCCGGATTCATCCCTCATTTGAATCAATTCCAGGTGGCGAATATCACTTTGACTCACGGCCGAGACAAACGGCTCAAACCCCACTTGTGGCAAGGTCGAGGCGTGAATCAGACAGCGATTGAGCGTCGCAAAGCCGGGCCAATCGCAAAATCGCTCCCAATTTTCGGCACTCAAATCCCCCAAGCGAAATTCCAGATGCCGCAGCGTTCCCCCGGCTGGAAACGGGGCCAGGAATGCTTGCAAGCCCGCGTGCCACTGGGCAAATTCCAAGCGGAGCGATTCGACTCCACACCAGCGCCAATGGGCCCCGAGAACCGCCCAATTCCGCCCCGTCGTGACCTCCGCAAGCACCAGATTTCGCAATTTCCGCGTTGGATTCCACCCTTGCATCGGCCCCCGCGCTTCGACCGGCCAATCGAGCGAAAACCGCTCCAACCGCAGATTTTCCAACTCGGGAAACACGGCTCGATCCGTAATCGGATGCACCACCAGCCGGGGCCAACTCTCACCGCCATCTTCGGCGCGCAACATCAGCGAGCGCAATCGCTTGGCCCAGATCGTTTCGCCCCAGCGAATGCCGCTCATCTCCGCAGCAGCAGGAAGCCGCACCGCCAGCGATCGCAGCCGTTCAACCGCTTCGCTGTGCCGGAACGCAGGATGTTGCAACGCACGGCTGTTGGGCAACTCCACCGCCAAACTTTCGAGCTGAATCGGCTGCTTGGAATTGCCCAGCCAATCGAAAATGCGATCATTTTCTTCGGCAAATTGCGCCAATGAAATGCCGCGCAATTGCGACAAAATCGGTTCCACGGCTGCTTGCGTATCCGCGGTTCCGCCATAAAAGCGGGTGCGCCGCAGTGGCAAATCGCGCCAGCACGCCGCGTTCCACTCCCCGGGCGACTGCCCCGGTTGACGCCCCGCCAGATGCTGAAACGCGACCGGTTGCCCCCAGTCGTCAAACCAGTCGCCCCGCGCTGCCGGTTCGGGCTCCCATTGCTGCCAGGGATAGCCCGCAAACCAATCGGCCCGATGCCGCTCGATCCACAGCGACCGCAGCTCGTCCCAGTATTCCCAACGGGGATCCATCATCGCGGTTTGCCGCCGAAACACCGACAATCGAATCAGCCACGCCCAATGCGGTTGATCGCGTTCTTCGTACCAATCTGCCAGCATCAACGCGGCGGAATCGGGATCATCGCCCAGATAAATCGCGTCCAATAACTCATCCGGGGCATTCATTCCATTCTCTCCGAGTGGATCCATACCCCGGCCCGCACCCGATCCCAACCGCGTGCCAATCGCGGGTAGGAACCGGGCAATTCCGCGGCGGAATATTCCATGAGCCACAGACGCGGGAACGCCGGCGAACTTAAAATCGCCATGATATCGCGGGTGTTGCGGCCCGTCTGAAAGAGTTGCAGTTGCCGCAATTGGGGGAAGTCCCCGGCGGCCAGGAATCTGCGGATATCTTCCGCGGTCATGCGAATCGAGGTCAATTCCAGCCGCCAAAGCGATTGCGCCAGCGTCGATCGGCCCAATTCGGTCCAAAACCCCGGCTCCATCCCCCGAGTCCCACGCGGCCGACAAATCAGCCGCAGGGTTTGCAGATTTCCCGCCGGAAATGCCGAGCGCAACCAGGTGTGATTCACCATCAGCGACCAGGGGACCGTCAGATTCAGACTGCGACAATTGCGCAGTCGTGGCGATGCCAGCAGCCGTTGCAACGGCCCGGCATCCTGGGAAATTCCCTGCAATGTCAACGATAATTCCGACAGCGATTCCAACCCCGGCCATTGGGCCAACGCATCGAGCGAATCCGGCCCCAACGCGGCCTCCCAACTCAGCGTCCGCAGCATGGAACCAGGCCGATACGCGGCCAAAAATCGCAGCTCGCTCTCCCGATTCCACTCCGGGCTAAACCCCAGCCCCAACGACCGCAGCGGCAGCCCGCTGAGCATCTCCGCCCAGGCGGTCATCGCCTGTTCCGCGCGGCCCGATTCCAGCCGAAATCCATCGATCAGCAGCTCCCGAATCGCCGACGATCGACTCCCCATCGGCCCCCAACTGGAGGGCAATTGCGAGGCTCCGCCATGCACGCTGAGGCGTTGTAATTTCGGGAATCGATCCGGCGACAGGAATTGCCACCAGTGTGGCGGCAACAGCAGTTGATCGGCACGGGGTGATTCCGCCAGTTGCAGCACGATTTCCCGCAGGGATTGGCTTGCGGCCCGATTTGCACACGCATCCAGCCACGGCGTCAACTGCTCGACCCAAATCGCCCGCAGTCGTTGCAATCGGGGGCAATCGGCGACATCGCCCAGAATCGCTTGATGCGACAGCACCAATTCCGTGAATTGTTCGATCCGCCCCGATTCTCGCAGCCAATCGACCGATTCCGGGGAGCGGCTCAACGAATTGCCAAACGAACAGCTCAGCCCACGAAGTCGGTCTGCGATCGGCGATTTGAGCCAAGAAATCAGCTCCGCGACCGATATGGGCAGCGCAAAGCGGAATTTCCGGGATGGATCCGACTTCCACGCCGATTCCCCATTCCATTGGTCGGGTAGATCGGCGATTTCTTGCCATTCGATGATGCCAGTCCGCCCCACCCGCCACCGCAGCAGATCGAACACCGAATGATGCCAATTCTGCTCGACCAGATCCGCCAGCGCCCAATCTCGACGATGGGCCAGCATCGCACCTTCGGTGGCATCGGTGAGTTGAATCGCCGTCGCCGATTGCGATTCGAGCTGCGCCAGCGCGGTGCGATCGCGCAGGAATCGGGCATACGCCCATTCGCCGGACTCTTCATACTGATCCGCCAGCAACAGCGTCGCCGTCTCCGGGTCATCCCCGAGATAGTACGCATCCAGCAAATGGGCCAGCGGATCCGCCATCATCGTCCTCGCCGCATGATGCGTTACAGCAACGCCGTGCGCTCATCGAAGCCGAACATGCGATTGAAATTCTGCACCGCCACGCCGCTGGCCCCGCGCGTGAGGTTGTCCTCCGCGACGACGATCACCACCTTGCCCCGCACCAATTGGACGTAAATATCCACGAAATTGCTGTGCATCACATCTTTGGTGGCGGGTGGCGTGCTGCGCAGGCGAATGAAGGGCATTTTGGCGAAGAATTCCCGATACAATCCCGCCAACTGTTCGGCGGTCATGCTTCGCTTCGGCGTGGCATAAATCGTCGAGAGAATCCCGCGATCCATCGGGGTCAAATGCGGGGTGAAAATCACCTCCACTGGCTCCCCTGCCAGATCGGTGAGTGCCTGTTCGATTTCCGGGGTGTGACGATGCTTGCCGATGTTGTACGCGCTGATACTCTCGTTGCATTCGGGATAGTGCGTGGTGAGTTTGGGCGTCCGCCCCGCTCCGCTGACACCGGATTTGCTATCGATGATAATTCCCGTGAATTCAATCGCCCGAGCCGCCACCAGCGGGGCCAGGCCGAGAATTCCGGTCTGCGGATAGCACCCCGGATTGGCAATTAATTGGGCATTGGGAATTTCGTCGCCGTATAATTCCGGCAGCCCGTACACCGCTTGGGCCAAATAGGCTAAATCTTCGTGCGATTCGCCGTACCATTGCGCGTAGACATTGGGATCGCGCAAGCGATAATCCGCACTGAGATCGATGACCCGAATTCCGCGATTGAGCAGCATCGGCAGCGAGGCCATACTCGCACCATGGGGCAGACAGCCAAACGCACAGCGCACCCCGCGAGCGACCAGCGAATCGACATTCAGCGGCTCCATGCGCACCGAGCAACGGCCCAGCAAACTCGGATGCACCTCGCCAATCCACGGGGTGCCCTCTTGCCGAGACGTGATTGCCTCGATTCGCACCGATGGATGCCGCAGCAAAATGTGCAGCAATTCCAACGCGGTGTACCCACTGCCACCCAGAATCGCAACCGGAATCGGTGTCATGCGTCGATCCATTCCCGCCATCAGCGTCGTCAAAAATCCGCGACCATCGTTCGCGTCGTTCGCCATGTCTCCGATTGTAGCAATCCAACTGCCCATTCGCCGCAAGATCGCTACACCGAATCTGGGGAAGAGTGCGCACACGCCAACTGGAGGTTCGGATTCATGATGCCGCCGACCATCGAAGAAGCCGCCGACGCGATCCGCGATGAGCGACTCACCCCGATCGAACTACTCGAAATCTGCCTCAATCGCATCGATGCCTGTGAATCCGCCGTCCAAGCCTGGCAACTCATCGACCGCGAATCGGCACGCGAGCAAGCCGAGCGACTCACCCGCGAGCAAGCCAGCGGCACCTGGCGCGGCCCGCTGCATGGCATCCCCATCGGCGTGAAGGATATCATTGATGTGTTCGAGTGGCCGACCACCGCAGGATCAGCACGCTGGGCCCAGGCGATCGCCCGCCAAGATGCCGCCGTCATTGCTCAATTGCGGCACGCGGGAGCGATTCTGGTTGGCAAAACCGTCACAACGCCGTTTGCCGGGTTCGACCCCGCCCGCACCCGCAATCCCTGGAATCTCAACCACTCG
This DNA window, taken from Tuwongella immobilis, encodes the following:
- a CDS encoding leucine-rich repeat domain-containing protein — its product is MKRLWTFLLLVGAFGTAPDSLQAADDEAKAIAFLKRLGGQVKRADNRPDSPVVEVNLRSSWVTDAELKELAPFKNLTKLDLGGTQVTDAGLKELVTFNKLTYLSLHGNQVTDAGLKELAPLQNLTELELDSTPVTDAGLKELAPLQNLANLNLGNTPVTGTGFKNLAKLKNLTFLDLGNTNVTDAGWKELATLNKLTGLHLGDTQVTDTGLKEIANLKNLTGLYLGGTNVTGAGLKSLASLQNLTKLNLGGTNVTEVGLKELAKLNKLTHLDLGGTQVTDTGLRELTPLQNLTGLYLGGTNVTDAELKELAKLGKLIHLSLSGTRVTDTGLKEIANVKNLTRLDLNATRVTDAGLKELAKLTKLTELVLGGPMVTDAGLKELTKLKSLTQFVLNGTKVTDAGMKELAKLKNLTHLLLYNAQVTDAGVKELATLNNLTHLNLGCPQVTDAGLKELTKLKNLTQLVLIGTNVTDAGVQEFKKMLPRCKISR
- a CDS encoding leucine-rich repeat domain-containing protein — protein: MNPPDELLDAVYLGEDPTSATLMLADWYEEQGEVDRARCMRAVIQARALPPDDPQLDQAIEQSEQLIFQHGARWAADAFRDALERRHSLGAVGSAFRPMGLTQTISVSNLATWLPTAEAELNATPARYLSLPVIRRMEEFLPLLQHPIAERIRGLWLTVGTSDVHLPTRLLESDAAQALRLEHFSLHPVGGEVGVLQSAALARVRSLRLVELLSQAEWLPALSQFSAAARVRRLSLLFHIAERHFDRRVMQFFNGVTYSQCEELVLGNVRFPEGVRPELPARAMPLRKLMLSQCDIPPEWGQHLGAFLANTPLQSLTIGTGFGPMPEQFGRTLLAMLTPLTQLRHLRLLNVPITSQGATVLSMWPGWRQLTELEYSLMELSEAESARLLRELTGGACRSLTLQLSEEQGRSLDWLGAILPVGRIRNLRLMRRASSERLSDPVSMGGLLQSPMMRQLRTLTLEGFPWGRLTSERMRHLLDMPELTQLRWSGISIRASDLDVLIDNPGLPRLWCLDLRGLTPDALERIRHQDRWLELGAGVLICPERMGWANQEEP
- the argC gene encoding N-acetyl-gamma-glutamyl-phosphate reductase, which produces MTPIPVAILGGSGYTALELLHILLRHPSVRIEAITSRQEGTPWIGEVHPSLLGRCSVRMEPLNVDSLVARGVRCAFGCLPHGASMASLPMLLNRGIRVIDLSADYRLRDPNVYAQWYGESHEDLAYLAQAVYGLPELYGDEIPNAQLIANPGCYPQTGILGLAPLVAARAIEFTGIIIDSKSGVSGAGRTPKLTTHYPECNESISAYNIGKHRHTPEIEQALTDLAGEPVEVIFTPHLTPMDRGILSTIYATPKRSMTAEQLAGLYREFFAKMPFIRLRSTPPATKDVMHSNFVDIYVQLVRGKVVIVVAEDNLTRGASGVAVQNFNRMFGFDERTALL